The following coding sequences lie in one Rutidosis leptorrhynchoides isolate AG116_Rl617_1_P2 chromosome 4, CSIRO_AGI_Rlap_v1, whole genome shotgun sequence genomic window:
- the LOC139844217 gene encoding dehydrin HIRD11 → MAGIINKIGDALHIGGNKDGEKKHETGDYKSDEKKHESSGDYKKHEGEKSDHKEEKKEGIIDKIKDKIHGDEDEKKKESSGEGEKKKKEKKKKKEGHDGGDSSSSSDSD, encoded by the coding sequence ATGGCGGGAATCATCAACAAAATCGGAGACGCGCTCCACATTGGCGGCAACAAAGACGGAGAAAAGAAGCATGAAACTGGCGATTACAAATCGGACGAAAAGAAACATGAAAGCAGCGGCGATTATAAGAAACATGAAGGTGAGAAAAGCGATCATAAAGAGGAGAAAAAAGAAGGAATAATTGATAAAATTAAGGATAAGATCCATGGAGATGAGGATGAGAAGAAGAAGGAGTCGTCTGGTGAAGGTGAGAAgaaaaagaaggagaagaagaagaagaaagaaggtCATGATGGTGGTGATAGTAGCAGCAGCAGCGATAGCGATTAG